A stretch of Henckelia pumila isolate YLH828 chromosome 4, ASM3356847v2, whole genome shotgun sequence DNA encodes these proteins:
- the LOC140862114 gene encoding uncharacterized protein — protein MNSGALTLFRSQELWELVEYGYADPDEDAKLKENRKKDSKALFFVQQDVHESVFSKIAGANTAKEAWTILKNSYQGTSKVIMVKLQTVRRDFETLFMKGGESVQDFLSRVAEIVNQLRSYGEEISDQTIVEKVLRSLTPKFDHVVAAIEESKDLSTYSFDELMGSLQSHEEQCWKKNRQVNYAVEQEEEANLFMAYQEDSKSCNNIWFLDSGCSNHMTGSRSLFKELDETYKIKVRLGDDKQMQVEGKGTAEVIDGNGNIKLLYNVYFIPDLTQNILSVGQLMGSGYSIFFYDNSCVIRDKKI, from the exons ATGAATTCTGGAGCATTGACACTCTTCAGGTCTCAAGAATTGTGGGAGTTGGTTGAATACGGGTATGCCGATCCAGATGAAGATGCAAAACTGAAAGAAAACAGAAAGAAGGACTCAAAGGCATTATTTTTCGTTCAACAGGATGTTCATGAGTCAGTCTTCTCCAAAATCGCGGGAGCAAACACTGCAAAAGAAGCTTGGACaatattaaaaaattcatatcaggGTACCTCAAAGGTGATAATGGTAAAACTTCAAACTGTTCGCCGGGATTTTGAAACCTTATTTATGAAGGGTGGAGAATCAGTGCAAGATTTTCTGTCTAGAGTTGCTGAAATTGTCAACCAATTGAGGTCTTATGGAGAAGAAATTTCTGATCAAACCATCGTGGAGAAGGTGTTGAGGAGCTTGACTCCAAAGTTTGATCATGTTGTTGCTGCAATAgaggagtcaaaagacttatcAACATACTCATTTGATGAATTAATGGGTTCTCTTCAATCTCATGAG GAGCAATGTTGGAAGAAAAATAGGCAAGTGAATTATGCAGTAGAGCAGGAAGAAGAAGCCAATTTGTTCATGGCTTATCAAGAAGATTCAAAGTCATGTAACAATATATGGTTCCTGGACAGCGGGTGCTCTAATCATATGACAGGGTCAAGGTCATTATTTAAGGAGCTTGATGAGACATACAAAATAAAAGTGAGGCTTGGAGATGACAAGCAAATGCAAGTAGAAGGAAAAGGCACTGCAGAAGTAATTGATGGTAATGGCAATATCAAGCTCCTTTATAATGTCTATTTCATTCCTGATTTAACTCAAAATATTTTGAGTGTTGGACAGCTTATGGGTAGTGGGTATTCTATCTTTTTCTATGACAACTCATGTGTGATTAGAGATAAAAAAATCTAA
- the LOC140862115 gene encoding secreted RxLR effector protein 161-like translates to MHSPSNHHLGVAKRVLRYIAGTVGFGLWYDHISDFKLLGFTDSDWAGCLEDRKSTSGYVFNLGSAAISWSSKKQATTALSSSEAEYIAATSSACQAIWLQRILADLTKGQLEATKIFCDNKSAIAMSKNPAYNGRTKHIDLRVHFIRELVSKKLVTLEFCNTEEQTADILTKSLSFKKHIYFRNK, encoded by the coding sequence ATGCATTCTCCTTCGAATCATCATCTTGGAGTAGCAAAAAGAGTGTTGCGCTACATTGCAGGAACTGTTGGTTTTGGGTTATGGTATGATcatatttcagattttaaattgCTTGGTTTTACTGACAGTGATTGGGCAGGGTGTTTGGAAGATAGAAAGAGCACATCTGGTTATGTTTTTAACCTTGGTTCAGCTGCTATCTCATGGTCTTCAAAGAAACAAGCAACAACAGCCTTGTCATCCTCTGAAGCGGAATATATAGCAGCTACTTCATCAGCTTGTCAAGCTATATGGTTGCAAAGGATTCTAGCTGATCTCACTAAGGGGCAACTTGAAGCAACTAAGATTTTTTGTGATAATAAATCTGCAATAGCCATGTCAAAAAATCCAGCATATAATGGAAGAACGAAGCATATTGATCTTCGGGTTCATTTTATCAGAGAATTGGTGTCAAAGAAATTAGTCACTTTGGAATTCTGCAATACAGAGGAGCAAACTGCTGACATTCTAACAAAGTCATTATCTTTCAAGAAGCATATCTATTTCAGAAATAAATGA
- the LOC140862113 gene encoding uncharacterized protein, whose amino-acid sequence MRAVKIELPESFQVGAIIAKLPSTWKSYWKKILHSSKDFSLKQIQNHLRIEEESMTNDKNENSGEGTSKANVINQPIKVNYNIKKKGNPLDPKIPSRNSRESPREHALFVENLGIMLEITYQEIEDGQEIQMGNEGCSKVFGKGSAILTFTSEKTITLTNVRKAKIKVVYDYGKLTISISNNFVGK is encoded by the exons ATGAGGGCTGTCAAGATAGAGTTACCAGAATCTTTTCAAGTTGGTGCAATCATAGCAAAATTGCCATCTACTTGGAAAAGTTACTGGAAAAAGATTCTTCATAGTTCCAAAGATTTTTCTTTGAAACAAATACAAAATCATTTGCGTATTGAGGAAGAATCCATGACAAATGATAAGAATGAAAATTCTGGTGAAGGCACTTCTAAAGCCAACGTGATAAATCAGCCTATAAAAGTTAACTATAACATTAAGAAGAAAGGAAATCCACTTGATCCGAAAATTCCATCGAGAAATTCAAGAGAAAGCCCAAGAGAGCATGCTTTGTTTGTGGAAAACCTGGGCATTATGCTAGAGATT ACTTATCAAGAGATTGAAGATGGACAAGAGATTCAAATGGGAAATGAAGGATGTTCCAAAGTTTTTGGTAAAGGAAGTGCAATTTTAACTTTTACTTCGGAAAAGACAATAACTTTGACAAATGTTCGCAAGGCTAAGATTAAGGTAGTGTATGATTATGGAAAGTTGACTATTTCAATCTCTAATAATTTTGTTGGGAAATGA